The following is a genomic window from Synechococcales cyanobacterium T60_A2020_003.
CTATGCGGAATCGAATGGGATGGCCTATGGCGAACCGGAATCATGAGGATGAGGGAGACGGTTTGTGCCTCTACTTGTTGGGTATAGCGAGGCTCTGACTAAACCCGCTCCTACAAGCAATTCAGTAGTTCCAGCAAGCAATGTCTCGGGATGGTTGCCTTAAGTCGAGTGGGAGACTGCCCGACTGAATCAGCCATATCCGTTTTCCATCAGCATTTGGGTAACGGACAGTCGCTTGCTGGATAGTGCCTTGGAGAAGTGACTCAAAAATTAAGCCAATCCGTCATCCTCTGCCAAAGTAGCCAAGCGTTTAGCGCAACAATCATTTCCCGATTTCACACAAACCAGCCATGACGAAGTAAAGCAGCGATCGCGCCTCACCCTATGTCCATTCTCTTAATCTGGTTCGTTCAAATGCGCTGCGACTTCTCGGTACAGATTCATCACATGGTTATCTGCCAAGCTGTAGTAAACATTACGCCCTACTCGGCGATACTTCACCAAGCGTTGCGATCGCAAAATTCGTAATTGGTGGGAGACCGCAGATTCACTCACCTTCACCGCCGCCGCCAAATCGCAGACACAGAGTTCTTGACGGGCTAATGCCGACATCAGCCGTAACCGACTCGGATCAGCCAGCGCACCGAAAAACTCTGCCATCTGTTGCGCCTGCTCTAACGACATCACCTCTGGCTGAACCTGCCGCACCTGCTCCAGATAAACAAGAGGCGTATCGCAACCAGGCACCTCGTCATCTTGCAGAGATTGCGATTTTGGCAATGATGATTTGCTCATAAGCGTTAGCGGCTAGGGACAGAATACGAATTCAATTTAGGGAATAATTCTCATTCTAACATCTAAAATACATGAACATATTTTCAGATATTTCATGATTTGTGTTACAGTTCAGAAAAATTCTCTTTCAAGATGTGCTGAAAGCTCTATGACTCAAACGTCACCGCTCAAAACTCAGCAGATGCAGGTCAGCGGCATGGACTGTACAAGCTGCAAGTTGAAGATAGAAGGTAGCCTGGAGCGATTGAGCGGAGTTACAGAAGCGTCTGTGACGGTGGCAACCGGGCGATTGACCGTAACCTATGACCCAGAGCAGGTGAGCGAGGTCATGATTCAAGAGCGGATTAAAGCATTGGGTTACACCATTCACCCTCCATCCTCTACGCCGCTGAAGACGCATGACCATCATCGCTCTCATGGAGAAGAACACAGCCATGAAAACGGTCATATCCACCATGAGCAAACCAAAGAATATCCTCATGACAATCATGGCGCTGGTGAATTTAATCTCAAGAACGAGCTGCCACCTGTTCTGATGGCGATCGCCCTCTTTGCGATCGCTATTTTGTTCGAGCAACCGCTACATAATACTCCCGGTCACATGGCTGAATTTGCGGTGATTGTTCCTGCCTATCTTTTGAGTGGTTGGACGGTGCTGAAAACAGCCGGGCGTAATATTCTTAGAGGCCAGATCTTTGACGAAAACTTTTTGATGACGATCGCCACGCTAGGCGCACTGGCGATTCATCAGCTACCCGAAGCCGTTGCCGTGATGCTTTTTTTTCGAGTCGGGGAGCTATTTCAGGAATACTCCGTGGGGCGATCGCGCCGTTCCATCAAAGCCTTGCTGGAAGTGCGTCCCGATACCGCGAATCTGAAGCAGAATGGCACTGTTCAACAGGTTTCGCCAGAAACGGTGAAGGTTGGAGACTTAATTTTGGTGAAACCCGGTGAAAAAGTTCCGCTAGATGGCGAGATTTTAGACGGAATGTCCCAGGTGGATACCTCAGCCCTAACCGGAGAATCGGTTCCACGCACGGTTAAGCCTGGAAATCTCATTCTTGCAGGCATGATTAACCAATCCGGCGTGCTGACGGTTCGCGTGACCAAGCGGTTTGGGGAATCGTCGATCGCCAAAATTCTCGATCTGGTTGAAAATGCGTCCAGCAAAAAGGCATCTACTGAAAAGTTCATTACCCAATTTGCCAGCTACTACACCCCGGTGGTGGTCTTTCTCTCCCTAGCCGTTGCCCTGGTACCGCCGCTATTTATTCCAGGAGCAGATCGAGCCGATTGGGTCTATCGTGCCTTGGTGCTGCTGGTCATCTCCTGTCCCTGTGGATTGGTCATTAGTATTCCGCTGGGCTATTTCGGTGGCATTGGAGGAGCCGCCAAACGGGGTATTTTGGTCAAGGGATCTACCTTTTTAGATTCCCTCGCAGCGGTTACAACCGTTGTGTTTGATAAAACCGGAACCTTAACAAAAGGCACCTTCAAAGTCACCCAGGTCGTCACCAAAAACGGATTTTCTGAATCGGAATTGTTGAGTTTAGCCGCAAAAGCCGAATCTCACTCCAATCATCCCGTCGCTCTTTCAATCCGAGAGGCGTATGCCCACCCAAT
Proteins encoded in this region:
- a CDS encoding helix-turn-helix transcriptional regulator; the encoded protein is MSKSSLPKSQSLQDDEVPGCDTPLVYLEQVRQVQPEVMSLEQAQQMAEFFGALADPSRLRLMSALARQELCVCDLAAAVKVSESAVSHQLRILRSQRLVKYRRVGRNVYYSLADNHVMNLYREVAAHLNEPD
- the cadA gene encoding cadmium-translocating P-type ATPase: MTQTSPLKTQQMQVSGMDCTSCKLKIEGSLERLSGVTEASVTVATGRLTVTYDPEQVSEVMIQERIKALGYTIHPPSSTPLKTHDHHRSHGEEHSHENGHIHHEQTKEYPHDNHGAGEFNLKNELPPVLMAIALFAIAILFEQPLHNTPGHMAEFAVIVPAYLLSGWTVLKTAGRNILRGQIFDENFLMTIATLGALAIHQLPEAVAVMLFFRVGELFQEYSVGRSRRSIKALLEVRPDTANLKQNGTVQQVSPETVKVGDLILVKPGEKVPLDGEILDGMSQVDTSALTGESVPRTVKPGNLILAGMINQSGVLTVRVTKRFGESSIAKILDLVENASSKKASTEKFITQFASYYTPVVVFLSLAVALVPPLFIPGADRADWVYRALVLLVISCPCGLVISIPLGYFGGIGGAAKRGILVKGSTFLDSLAAVTTVVFDKTGTLTKGTFKVTQVVTKNGFSESELLSLAAKAESHSNHPVALSIREAYAHPIADSEVTDYEEIAGHGVRVVVQNQVVIAGSDRLLHREKIDHDTCDVQGTVIHLAVDGRYAGYILIADEIKADAAQAVRDLEHLGVTKTVMLTGDNQAVAQVVARQLGLDAFVAELLPEEKVAEIEKLLDRSGKAKLAFVGDGINDAPVIARADVGLAMGGLGSDAAIETADIVLMTDAPSKVAEAISVARKTRQIVVQNIVMALAIKAFFIGLGAIGLATLWEAVFADVGVALLAILNATRIVK